In Lolium perenne isolate Kyuss_39 chromosome 5, Kyuss_2.0, whole genome shotgun sequence, the sequence GTGGGGTTGTCCGCTCCGTCAAACACGGAAACACTGTGGAGCGTTGGATTTACTGGTTGGATGGCTAAGATGGGTTGGATCAGACCCTCTGGGTCTTTTATTAGTAGTGGTGATATGCCACCGATGCTAGTAATTAGTGACACTTTTTATTTAGTGCCTCGAATTACTATCTAACCACAGGCATGTTTTAGAAGCTGCCATCAATGTTTCGTTATTACCGGTATTTTGCAAAGTGCTGGCATTATTTTTGCTGTAGTTTTTGGAAAGTGCCTGTAATTGTTGCTGATTGCTGGCATTTAGCAAAAGTGCTGTCATTTTTCTCTCATAATCGAAGGGCCTAATTGCAAAACTCGAACTGACCTCCCCGGCTATGTCTCATTTTCCTCTCCCATAACCACCTCTCTCTCACGTCCTCAGTTCCCCgatgcgccgccgccgctcggccAACGCCGGCTGCATCCGCCGCCTCCATGCACCGAGTGAGCTGCGTCTTGGGTCCCTCCACCGGATCCCTACCCGCGCCCCGCCGTTCGGCCCCTGAGCGCGACGCCGCGGCTAACCCTAGCCATGGGGTTCCGCAGGGTCGCCGCCGCAATTACCGCGCCACCGCGCCTCCTGCTTCTCTCCTTTGCCGAGCGACTTGGCGCCAACCGCGACGAGCCCTCGCACGACGACCTCCTCCCTGTCCTGCACGGAGGGCCCATGCTGCACCCGCCGTGGCCGCCCTCGAGGACCGCAGCATCGCCAGGGACCACGACATCCAGGGCTTCCCCGTCGACAACAATCGGTCCGCATGGAGCATCGTCGACTAGACCACATCGAGGCCGAGGCCCGCACCGTCACCGGCGCCGCGCTTCTTCAAGTCAAGGCACATGTAATCCTAGGGTGGAGGGTTCTCGCCGAAGCGGCTACGTGCGATGCTGCTGGGCGTGGAGAGGCGGCACAAGGACGCCGGCACCGGGAACGACGACGGcggggagcaggaggaggagtacGGCGCGGTGCCCATGGCCTCTGTCAGATCCGACTCCGACGCGCGCAGTGAGCATCTCCCATTTCCCGTCACTCCCCCATTGCTGCCGATGCCCGCCTGCATTGCTCGATTTGGGCCATTTTGTCTCTGAATTTTGGGTCCCATATCGTTGTACCTGCAATGAtgattttttttgatttgtttacGCATTTATTACTACACATTCTTCATCTCTGGCTGTTGAGCCTGAGGTTGGTGCTCTGCTTTGTAAATGAGCAACAACTTGCCTGAAACTTGAGCTTCTTTCTTCATTTCGGAGTGTGAAAACTGGGGCATTGTTTTGATGCAGGAGGAGACACCATATCCAAAGAATACAAGGACGTGGACATGGTGAGCACCATGTCAGGATCATCAGCGGACACCGATTGAGAGACGCCCACTCTATGGGCTCGAGGTTCAGGGTGCCCGAGGAGGACTCGTGTGACTCCGAGAGCGTGGCATCCAACTTTGAGTTCCACAAGGTGCGAGGGGCCTCCGCTCGGTCGGCGCCCGCAGCGGCGGTTCCACCGTTCTCGAAGCACCCGCCCTCGAAGTGGGACGATGCCCAGAAATGGATCGCCGGCCCGACGACGAACCGTCCTAGTAGGGCCTGCAATGGAGCTTTCccgaggaagatggagaagagtgGTTTTGGTGGTGGGAGGCTGCCGGCAACAAAGGTTGTGCTGGAGGCAACAAAGGTTGTGCTATTGTTAAGGAGTTTTCTTTGTCACTTGCAACAGTTTGGTTAATGTCCAAGCTTCATTCCTTAGCCTTAAGTACTCTGAGGAGGTACATGGAACTCCTCCTTCAGTTCAGACCTGACATGCCCAACAAATTATTGAACTCTGATTTTCATATGTTGTTCAACCTTTACTCTACCCACTACAGTTTTAATGTTTCCTCAACATTCATTTAGGCTTCTTTCCTGTCTCACCATTTGAAATGATGACAGAAACTCAGTGTATATTGGATATTTTAAAAATTGTGTACAGTAGCACTAGAGCTTGATTTTACCCAGATTAGTATGTCATAATATAATTTCTCGGGCTTCTTCTCGGGCTATGTATGGTTGCTTTGGTTAACCAGAAGTCCAAAAGTGAAGTATAACCTAATGGAACTACAACAAATGAACTTTGGTAAATACCTTGCCACTACATTTTTCTATAAGTGTGTTTATAGTAGGGCTGTCTTTTCCGGCTGGTTTTTTTAATTCATTCACCAAGCTAATCACTATTTGTTTCAATGGAACTTGCAGGTTCTACATTATCCCGCAAAGTGATCCCACACGACATAATTGCCAAGCTAGGCCTCACTGTTTATTCAGAAGGATTACATGATATGCCTATTTAATCACCGTAATAGATTTTTCCTATGAAAATTTGTGTCCCCATCCATGAAAGACAAGAGGGGATGTCTTCTTTACAGTACGTTGACAGTATAGTTGACAAGCTGACAAACAATTACATAGTAGATGAAGGCCCATTTAAATAAAAGTTTTGCTTTTCACACTGTTCTTAGTTTATTCAAAAAAACGCGTATTATATCAGGACGTGTTGATCATGAACCATTTACCTTTATTCC encodes:
- the LOC127299824 gene encoding uncharacterized protein isoform X2 — protein: MEHRRLDHIEAEARTVTGAALLQVKAHVILGWRVLAEAATCDAAGRGEAAQGRRHRERRRRGAGGGVRRGAHGLCQIRLRRAQRRHHIQRIQGRGHGEHHVRIISGHRLRDAHSMGSRFRVPEEDSCDSESVASNFEFHKVRGASARSAPAAAVPPFSKHPPSKWDDAQKWIAGPTTNRPSRACNGAFPRKMEKSGFGGGRLPATKVVLEATKVLHYPAK
- the LOC127299824 gene encoding uncharacterized protein isoform X1, giving the protein MEHRRLDHIEAEARTVTGAALLQVKAHVILGWRVLAEAATCDAAGRGEAAQGRRHRERRRRGAGGGVRRGAHGLCQIRLRRAQRRHHIQRIQGRGHGEHHVRIISGHRLRDAHSMGSRFRVPEEDSCDSESVASNFEFHKVRGASARSAPAAAVPPFSKHPPSKWDDAQKWIAGPTTNRPSRACNGAFPRKMEKSGFGGGRLPATKAWKILPADPVRHNQHQERTGEICSTCPAEVCAKSSCDQIFQRSIITWYYHSHVVCLLML